In the Perca flavescens isolate YP-PL-M2 chromosome 10, PFLA_1.0, whole genome shotgun sequence genome, atatacatacatacatatatacacacatacacacacacacacatacatacatacatacactaccggtcaaaagtttggggtcgcttagaaatttccattccagacagaataccagcagagatcagttgtattgttttttttaatcagggcagcagttttcagattacattatgtgcttacataattgcaaaatggttctcgactgttgtagacagaagtggctgaagaaatgcttgaaattccatgctttttggtctaaacgtcatacccaaattaaaagtggtacagctcccatatactttgacacttaggggtgtgcctgatatcattggaaaggaaacactcaagttgtgtcagggtgattctaggccttactgacacagagttacagaggctagaatggagattttttatttctgtccaagttataaatctgtaaaattattaaaatacactgctgtaaacacatctgacaggtgacagacaacacagcattagccacgtctcagcttacaacagaaaaacattcagaaactaaaagactcaaaaatggattttatatgaattcttttctacaaatatgtctgtgcgtttttttatttctatttgaaaagtgcaaataaaaaagccaaaaaactacaaaatacaacacttctcaaatacacaaacaaacccacatcaatcacctttccaatgatatcaggcacacccctgagtgtcaaagtatatgggagctgtaccacttttaatttgggtatgacgtttagaccaaaaagcatgaatttcaagtgtttcttcagccacttctttctacaacagtcgagaacccttttgcaattatgtaagcaaataatgtaatctgaaaactgctgccctggttaaaaaaaacaatacaactgatctcagcaggtattgtgtctggaatggacatttctaagtgaccccaaacttttcgtacgtacgtacgtacatacatacatacatacatacatacatacatacatattttttatttatttttattatttgccaATCGATTCGTGGAGGCTCTATTACGGTTGTGTGAGTAGTTACAAAAAAGGATACTGGTGACATAGTTGAAGAAATTCTCATACTGGAAACTGCCTTGCTGACAGATCTTTTCCACTGTCTTTAAAAACAGCATCTCGCCCTGTGGCCAGTCATGCTGCAGGAGCACCACCACATGGCCGAGCGACAGGTCGTCATGACTGTCTGTGAAGGCACGGAGCTGATTGGAcaaaatgagggaaaaaaagggaaagtgGTTTAGACAAGGTTTAATATCTAAATAGTACTGAAAAAAGTTACAGTCCAGCTGTAAACATCTAACACTCCAACCTCTAAATTTCATGCATTTACACGGGAAAGTTTCACTAGCAGAAGTACCTTGAAGCAGGCTAACATCAGCTGGAGACAGAAAGGTAACACAGCTTTGCTGGTGCAGGGAAGCAATCTCAGGTCATTACCTAGATATGACAAAAATGAGTCACTGCATAACGTGCTGACGTAATCACAGTCATAGATTTCTCTGCCGCATGATAAATGGTGCCATTCATGTGATTTCTGTATCGAGGGACAACAGTAGTTTCAGTTAGTTCTTTCTCATTAATGTGTCAATAGCAGCAAAGGTAACTTGTGGTTAGTATTGATACGAAGTTGAAGGTTACAACAACCTGTCGACATACAGACATACTCAACACCAATAGTGGGACATTTTTTGCTGAATACAAAAGGTGTAttagattttaattttaaataacttaaaaaGCTGTTCATAGGTCAGAATCAGTAACTTGACGTTGATTTACAAAAGCAGGGAGATTGACTGTTTACCTTTCCTTGTTTTGTTCTTGACTCTCCCGTGATCCTCTGGGCTCTTTGTTGGTTCTTGGCTCGGGGGCACCAGCCCACCGACGACATCAAGCAGCTTCTCACAGGCCATCTgatgacatacagtacaatagATGCATCACATGTCTAACCAAGGCAAGGTTATAAACACAAAATTCCATTGAAATAAATTGTCTGCTTTTATTCGGTCATTTGTACTCTAAATCACATTGTAAGCACACGTTGTCTGTGTGTTATggatatcttttttttaccGGGCCAAAACCTTTTCTGAAAATTATTGGTGACCATATATACAGGATATACTTTTGGGAAAGTTACTAGATAATTTAGGTATGCATGTCAAATAATGCTACATAATAAAGCTATGCATGTTCAAAATGTTTGATAAATATAGAAACTTTGGAGCAAAGTAATCACATCATCTGTTAGTCAGAATGGTTAAATTGGGAAGAATATATGTACGTGTGAACATAATCTCTGGAATCTGAACACCACCTGCAGGCCAGTtggtgttatttttatttttggaacATGACCCACATAGCATTATGTTTTTGTATAATAGCTCTAACTTCAGCAGATGTTAGAATATGTTGAAGAGAAAACAACCTTCTATGTATATAGTGTGATATAGACATCAGTATAACAAGATTAGAGCTACAGAAATATACAGGAGTGGCATTAAATAAAAGAGAATGTACATCAATTtcaatacaaaatgtatttgagcCGGGCATGCATTCAGAATATGGAAAAATGGGGGATGGAAGACTGAAGACATGCAACCTGTGTTTGTATACGCAACCTGATATAAGagtggagagtgtgtgtgtgtgtgtgtgtgtttaccctGTACTCTCCCAGTGCGTAGTGGCAGGACGCCTGCTGTATGAGAGCCCTGTGGTGCTCCAGACTGCCCTGACCTGAGGGGCTCTGCTGCCCAGGCTGAGGCTGCTGCACTGCAGCCATCTGGTGCAGGCTGGAGAGGGCTTTACGGTACTGtccctagagagagagagagagagagagagagagagagagagagagagagagagagagagagagagagagagagagagagagagagagagagagagagagagagagagacacaaatatAGTCACAGACAACTCGTGGAAGCACATGGAatgatatttattttaacatttataaATCTTTATCTTCTAATtagaaaaactatatattttattaattccATTCAATTTTCCTCGGTTTAATCTATTTGTTGTCATCAACTTGTGTCATGTTTCATAACCTCTAATACCCCATTCTTTAAATATTGTATAAATTAAGATATATGTATTGCTATATCCTGTTCTTTGCTCCTCCTACAATTGATACGTTTCCACACAGGGatctataaaatgtattttagtcCAGAAAAAACGTATTCAACAaaataatttagaaaaatacaaatgacagataaaaaaaaaaaaaatatgcagcaGGTATCATGTCACAAACAACGAAAACATCATAATTCATTATAACCGTTTCTTGCCTGGTATATGATCATGTCGCTGAGAAATATTCTGAACCATAGCCAGTTGTCTGTTTTCCAAGAGGCACAGATCTTCTTGAACTCTGTTGAAATGTTACAAATgattaaaacgtttttttcttcatcccTCCTCAAAGAGAATTAAAGACAGTTGTATAGAGACATTTTTATAAGCCATGAGAGTAACATCTGCAGCTGTTGTGGTTCCCAATTTATGATATGGTGTTTGAGTGACTGGAGCCTGTCTGGGTGgctaaaacaaacacatgaacAGAAACGGTGTTTACCAGTTTCAAGGCCGTCATGGGAGTGAAGAAGGTCCCAGCTTTCCCTCGCTGTGCGGAAGCTCTCCAGAGTCTCTGACCAGCTGGGCATATCAGTCTTGTTTACCAAAATGTGTCGACCGCGACCTTTTCCCAACCCCTCCTCATCATCTGAGCTCTACattgacacacacgcacacacagagtaacaaaCCAAAGCAGATACAATGGACACACACTATACTCCCATACTAAATCCTATTTAAGAACACATACATAACAACCTTGCACAGTCTTTGTTGGCTAGAAACATGAATGATATCTGGTCAGTCCTCACCATCGTCTTCTCTCTCCCATCTGCCAGTTTGCGTTTCTTATGTGCATGTTTTACTGCTCCTCTTTCCCCCTCCACATCATTATACACCGAGCTCAAATCCTCTACAAGGATCCACGGCCCTGAACTCAACGTATTCACACCTGCCAAACATAAACCCATTATTTGATCTTTTAACCTTTCATTAAAAATTGAGATGCATACATTGAGATGCATATCCTGAAGAACTAGAGTgacatgaacaaacaaagaTAGAGGCTGACCCTGGAACAGTGCAGGCTGCACAGCTGAGACATAGAGGAAGGCACTGCGGAAGAGGACGAGCGCAGCACAGATGACCACTTGACTGCAGCAGCGGGACCTTGTGTCTCCTTCCAGACTAGGCAGGTAGCGACACAGCTCTTTCACTCTCTGAAGCATGTCCACATAACTCCTAAAGCAtaaggtatacacacacacacacacacaaacatgtaaaataatgtgtatgtatataacATATGCATGTACTGCAAGGAATATAAGTGATCTAAACAATCTTTCCCTTAGCCCTCTAACTTCATTGAACCGTCATCTGCACATTGTTTTGTGACACCAAATTGTTCCATTTACTTGTTTCTTTTAATTATAATAAACATTAATATTGATATtgtaggtatatatatatatatatatatctgaacTTTATGTAATATAATGAAATGTATATTATACACTAATATTCTGTTTCTGTATGTAATTGTACTAAAAACATGCGCTGCCTTGCAACTACATCACGATCCATTTGGAATTCCGTGAGGGTCTCTTATCTTTTATATAACAGCAAAGTCTGCTAGCTCGAAGTTAGTCATTGTTTTTCATAGTGAAAGGATTTAGAGAacgacaacacacagagagtgagagGTGAGGGGCAAAGCCTGACATCTCGTCGTGATGTCAGGCTTCATCCTGGAAATatttctgttgatccagactaatgATGGTAGACTCTTGATCAGAAACATCTCTCGGTATAACAAAGTACAACACAACAGAACCTCAAAACGACAGCCTCCAAAATGACCATTAAGTTAAATCAACACCTCTAAAACactttcaacaaaaactgaacattatgaCCTTCGTGAATGTAGGATTTATTGTAGggctgttgtattagactgcataaCTTAAGCTATGTGTACCTTCTAAATGATTGTATATTACAAGAGTCACCTGAATACACAACAACCATAAAACACAGCACTGGCTGATTGATAGGCAGACAGATAAGACTACCTCTGCCCCTTGTCTCCCTGCCACTCGCAGCGGGCTCCAACCACAGCGAGGATATCCAACAGCCTCTCCCAAGGTTCTGCTACCACTGACGACTTTTCCGACAAGCCGTCAATCACATACCGCTGGGAGCCACGGGACACAGCGGTTGACTTCAGAGATCCACCTTCTTGAGAGCCTAAATCAAAGAACGAGAGCaagagacaaaaatgtcaggCAGGCAGTGAATAGAGAAAATATGGAGATAGACGATACTACATATTGTGAAACGTGATCACATTGGGTTAGCACTAAGAAAAAAGTAAAGCGCTACATCAACACAGTGCAGCAGCTTTACCCTGTATCTGTACATCAGGGGAGGGTCCACGAGTAACATAGCCGATGTAGAATTCAGCTGCTTTCAGCATGTACTTCTGCATCAGGCTGGCCGGCAGGCGCATGTCCatgttgtttatgaccaaagGAAGGACATCACACACTGTAATAATCAGAAGGAATTAGTGTTAAAGTCAAGCCTCTAGTAAGTCTGTTCTTGAATGAAAAATTAGGTTTTGAGTGTTTTACTAACCAAAAAGTTTTCTGAAGCAGTTGACAGGAGTCTCCACATTCTCTGATACCTCCGCGTCCAACAATGTTTCTCCTAGATTGACCTAAACATACAGCCGAATATTACTAGAGACTGTTTTAGTGCTGTTTAGTCTATGGTTCAAATGTCTAAACACAagtgttatgttattattacgTACCCCGTGTTGGACTACAGACTCTGGAAAGCGCTTAAGAAGAAGGAGCAGCATCTCTGCCTTCTCCAAAGTGTTGAAACACTGCTCCGTGGCTTTCAGTAGCATCTCACACTGCACACGGCCAGGAAGCGTCTCAAAAAGCCCTGGGGAAGACAAACACGCACTCTTTAGATTTCCAAAACCAACACTGCACTACCCACACTTCATCGTTCCACTTCTGACAGTGTGTTTAACTCCTCTCACCTCGTAGAAACTGTGCATGTTTGTCCTGAGAGTCACTGCGCAGTGCAGCTGTGATGACATTGATCTCTCGCCAAAcaatgggctgatctggaaagTTTATAAACCTAAAGAATAGACAAATCGTTTGCAAATGTTAGCTCAGACTCAGCAAAGGGCACTTGACATTAACACtaagacaacagagatagaaaggGTCGATACAGCATAGAATCACAATATTTTCTGTAgaaatactgtatcgatacacggaCGCCaagtattaatgtattttttttttagataaaaaaagatgttgacaaagtcttcctttggggacataatttgaagttgttaaaaaagataataaattgcaatatattgcaaaatatcgcaataatatcgtattgtgacataagtatcatcATGCCTATCATGGTGATTCACACCCCTTAGAGATAATAAATTGTAACTCACATGTCATACAGCAGTCTTCCTGCCGAGGCTGTCCTCTCTGCATTGCGTTCAATGATGTACATTTCATACTGTGAAAACACATCAACCACATTTTAACAATGGACTCATAACTGAGGAGCCACACATTTCAAACACACGATAATGctggacaaagagagagagaaatgcatTAAACTCTGGTGGGTTGACCATATGCAGCTAAGATGAATGCGTATGTTACCTGTATGTTGAAATCTGCAGGGTAAAGGGTTCTGGCAGTTATGAGCCAGGCTTTGGCCGCACAGGGATCATCAGAGACCAGCTCCCGGGCTCTCTTCACCAGAAAATCGCAGTCTTTTTGCGCTGACATTGTACATGAATCTAGCTTTCAGTACCAAAGGCGACAAACTGAACCCACACTCGGTAGATTAATGCATACGTTTGTCTTACACGCACACGTCTCGGTAGATAAATTTCAAGTGCAAGCTGTgacagttagctaacgttagcgttagGGGCTAAAGAGAGCTGCTCTGAGCGAAATGTAAGAATACAGCTAGCAATacatagctaacgttagctgactaTTAACTGGCATCTTTGCTACAATTACCACACCATGCCCTATTATTCAGTTATATCATATACATTTAACAACCATGAATatcagagaaaaagaagagcaaCTAAAAGCTGTTTTGAGAATAACGTTACCAGTAAAAGCTAAACCTTTATTTACCGACACATTCATCTCAATTGTTAAAATTATGACCTCACAGAATAGTCGTAAAAAATGTCGCAGCTAGATCCTGCTTTACGACGAACAAAACAACCCGGAAAATAGTTCGTCatagctttttactttttactcaacATAATACTGTACATCGAAATAATCTGGGATCCTTTCCCAACTATTTGCAAAACTAATAGTGCAAAGATGAAAGAGCATGAATGTATTATATTGTGATAGAGGCTCTCTGAAGTCAGATCTGCAGTAGTGCGCAGGCGCTAAAGTTGCATTGCTGCGGTCACCTGCCGCTGTTGGGGCTGCAGACCGACCAAACACAACCTACCGTTTGTTGTGGCCGCTGGCCCAATTACCCTGCAGAAAACTGCACTCTCCTGTCCAGGATTAGGACAACGTTTGGCGTACAGGTAAAGACTGACATATGAGCCCGGTCGTTGCTTAACCAAAACTGTGAGACGCTCTTTAGCTTCTTGACGTTGCTGTCAACGAAATTTCCAACTAACCACCCATCAACGCTTGTCCGTGTTGACTCTTATTATGTTAGGCTGACATGTGTTTTGCTGTAACATACATGACTCCTGTTCTCGTCCTATCTTAAATAAATCTGATTGTCTGTTATTAACACAGCCGAGGAGGCCCAGTCACCAGCACTGTTGAGCTGGCTAAGTTGGTTAAGCAGCCTAGCAGTTGGGTGTCTGGTATTGAGCTAAGCATGCTAGCCCGTCGAtgatttggttttattttttagctaGCTATTAATACAGTAACTAATATTGCTTCGTGTCCTAGTTGTAATGGGGCCGTTGAGTGACATAAACCCTTTTGCCTGTATCAGCCCAATGACAGAGATCATGCTGTGACAACGAGGAGCTAGTTCACAGGAGGCATTAACCCATTACACAGAGGGCGTGTTCGCGGGACATGTGGAAACTTTTCCGGTTGCGTAATAGAATTGCTGTCCTCTGAATCCGAACCATAATGTATTTATTACCAAAGGAAGTTTTCCCTTGCAACGGATTTGCCTTGGTGtgtttggtgcatacaataaacacaataaaaaggGAATACACAATAAGGCAAAGGGGTTAAGCGTCTGCCAGAGTCTCTGCTCCAATCCAGTTAGTTGGTTACAGTTTTAATATCATAATGTGGTTGTATTCAGCAAAATGATAGTGCAGAACTGTCATCAGTCAAGTCACTCTTAATTTTTCAATGTTGCCTTGCCTGTTtaaagtatataatatatactctACCTATAATATGTAATCTATTATAGgttatgaaatagaaaaacCTATTCTGCAAAGTTACTTCAGCTTCAGGTAAATGCAGTGTATTTAAGTAATTTCCTCTGAAATGTCGTTGGAGGTAATTGTGTAAAGTCTCACAACATGAAACTAAAATAACACCTAAAAACTGCAATGCTTGAACAAATGTGCTGTACTTTTAACCTGGGGACTTTTAAATTACATAACAGGCTTCTCTCAGAGGTCAGTAGCCATGTGGCAGCGTGGTTTCTCATACTGTCCTGAAACTCTGTGTCAGGATTTCTGGAGTGATATTTTGGTTTACGTTCTGTGACCTCTAATGACCTCAAACCTCTGCCTCCACTATCTCCTCTGTGTTCTATATTTGGCACTATAGATTGTTGCTATAGTATGTGGTAGGGCGTGGCACTAGTATCTTCAATAATTCAAAGGAAAAACTACATTCAACGTTTTATAATAAAGGTTAACATATGGTACTTTTGTAATGAACATTAAAGGAACAGACCTAGTGTCGTCTACCGCTCATAGCTGTGCGCTCCTGCCCCAGG is a window encoding:
- the ints10 gene encoding integrator complex subunit 10 isoform X1, translated to MSAQKDCDFLVKRARELVSDDPCAAKAWLITARTLYPADFNIQYEMYIIERNAERTASAGRLLYDMFINFPDQPIVWREINVITAALRSDSQDKHAQFLRGLFETLPGRVQCEMLLKATEQCFNTLEKAEMLLLLLKRFPESVVQHGVNLGETLLDAEVSENVETPVNCFRKLFVCDVLPLVINNMDMRLPASLMQKYMLKAAEFYIGYVTRGPSPDVQIQGSQEGGSLKSTAVSRGSQRYVIDGLSEKSSVVAEPWERLLDILAVVGARCEWQGDKGQRSYVDMLQRVKELCRYLPSLEGDTRSRCCSQVVICAALVLFRSAFLYVSAVQPALFQGVNTLSSGPWILVEDLSSVYNDVEGERGAVKHAHKKRKLADGREKTMSSDDEEGLGKGRGRHILVNKTDMPSWSETLESFRTARESWDLLHSHDGLETEFKKICASWKTDNWLWFRIFLSDMIIYQGQYRKALSSLHQMAAVQQPQPGQQSPSGQGSLEHHRALIQQASCHYALGEYRMACEKLLDVVGGLVPPSQEPTKSPEDHGRVKNKTRKGNDLRLLPCTSKAVLPFCLQLMLACFKLRAFTDSHDDLSLGHVVVLLQHDWPQGEMLFLKTVEKICQQGSFQYENFFNYVTNIDMLEEFAYLRTPEGGRIQLELLPNQGMLIKNPSPVLGVELNTLLLQGVQTMDRHHTVTRGITKGVKEDFRLAMERQVSRCGENLYSVLHRFCINEKIIIIQSLP
- the ints10 gene encoding integrator complex subunit 10 isoform X2, coding for MSAQKDCDFLVKRARELVSDDPCAAKAWLITARTLYPADFNIQYEMYIIERNAERTASAGRLLYDMFINFPDQPIVWREINVITAALRSDSQDKHAQFLRGLFETLPGRVQCEMLLKATEQCFNTLEKAEMLLLLLKRFPESVVQHGVNLGETLLDAEVSENVETPVNCFRKLFVCDVLPLVINNMDMRLPASLMQKYMLKAAEFYIGYVTRGPSPDVQIQGSQEGGSLKSTAVSRGSQRYVIDGLSEKSSVVAEPWERLLDILAVVGARCEWQGDKGQRSYVDMLQRVKELCRYLPSLEGDTRSRCCSQVVICAALVLFRSAFLYVSAVQPALFQGVNTLSSGPWILVEDLSSVYNDVEGERGAVKHAHKKRKLADGREKTMSSDDEEGLGKGRGRHILVNKTDMPSWSETLESFRTARESWDLLHSHDGLETEFKKICASWKTDNWLWFRIFLSDMIIYQGQYRKALSSLHQMAAVQQPQPGQQSPSGQGSLEHHRALIQQASCHYALGEYRMACEKLLDVVGGLVPPSQEPTKSPEDHGRVKNKTRKGNDLRLLPCTSKAVLPFCLQLMLACFKLRAFTDSHDDLSLGHVVVLLQHDWPQGEMLFLKTVEKICQQGSFQYENFFNYVTNIDMLEEFAYLRTPEGGRIQLELLPNQGMLIKHHTVTRGITKGVKEDFRLAMERQVSRCGENLYSVLHRFCINEKIIIIQSLP